A genomic segment from Streptomyces sp. NBC_00237 encodes:
- a CDS encoding DNRLRE domain-containing protein produces MRTRHRRFIAALVVSAVLGTALPQIAYAAPAPGGGDDGDGKSFADTVSGWFGGDDEDPEDQKPPPGGKLEIPSRERLPKGENAPKAKRVKELTGERTSSARFWQLSDGRVEAELSAFPTSYRQGSAWKPIDTSVRASGKELSNTTNTAASYFGRTAKELLRYEVGGGRSVTLGLDGPSGDLAPSVKGDTVTYKDPKSGADLVYQVGAGQVKENIVLAQKPGTPLSFSFRLSTDGLTPKARKDGSIAFFGETSKHPVLVIPAPFMTDSKKSETSAYGQVSTDKVTQKLARDGQGWKLTVTPDAKWLADPARQYPVTVDPTLTVAPLPGQSQDTMVLSDTPEENFGTSWKMSVGKTGAGVARSLLKFPLDQIPAGTKIDAARLGLYFDQVHASNANDVPLAAHRATGAWDESTATWTNTNALVGEVSGTSVQAGPDVPASTAAVGEWPKAQGTGGDFAYNQNAAKGETYSWQPTVPESGKYRVEARFPGTDLENAATEAPYTVTGSKGSTKTVVDQSEAKAGNWSPLGDPVDFARGTAGKIVLGDSGDEDERTLAGSVRLVADAQVVKTKGQHSTWHRFPVKDTVQKWVDGTAANHGFVVKAVDESATGPLGGPRYESADGNYDGETANFPRLTVTFGAIGTELSEPTVVHGSGPELSWAAYTNTTGDVANDLVEYQVHRSATPGFTVGPDTLVAPVAKDATLYTDVSATPTPPASANEIGRTHYYQIAVKTKGGKLLGSPVRDVGVPKAGRTLRILPAAADTTLSSSKPDVNLDKLPADGALPSAVQQAWLSVGNNSTTHGTTRSAFQFPTTSIPDTATVLQSQVQLWGAETTTGTKGATYDLAPLSKDFAETAATWNKANATTRWTKPGGDFGPVVSDSVGGITSEVGRHTWDATSLTQKWVEKATPNTGVVIKLANEAATAPQERTMFLSGEAAEERLRPQLRVIYIDSTPWNTYYAPHTPQRMTEDNTYPVDVTLTNTSDTAWAAGERKLSYRWALPDGSELADSPALNLRTDIPALLPGEKAVVKATVKSPLVEGNRREGHTLIWDVFNPTTSTWLSKTDSIGGLEQPVAVEDPTADRLGMEKYHSYTGKNTGAGSTFMSNLGSGNGVWSYNAFNNPGRGLNTFLRLSYNAQDTADTQLGNGWSAQASGPMRLGTMLDFHPDSAPGEVYITDGDGTQHIFRKQGDGTWRSSAGYHYLLKPKAGVTCTDGMDEVTDAWTMTRPDGTRFQIDCDGYLRQVIDKNNNVQTYVYEVRDSGNRWIKFLKEIKDPAGRSSLKLDYYLPGDATYEYIEANGEIAKASVLWDPKIYDHVKSMTDISGRKITFHYTRQGTLGRLTDGDGTTHPKIFKFGYDTAQGAKNVKLTTVTDPRNNATTVAYDRDPGYRWSTTKLTDRLGGATTFAYTPTGSGRTTKVTDAQNHTSTYVTDGQDRATTVTNAKSQTTKMTWDDDHNVTLIEENNGAKTAYCYDPKTGFPIWQRSAEDNKAGIPTAAECAGPDVFPAHSVRYQYKTQVDGYAADLVKKTSAEGRAWQFGYDGFGNLNKVTDPKGVETAGVEDDFTTKYEYDGFGQLTRATDANGNATLTSDFTPTGYPRKTTNAENHVTTTEYDVRGQVTSVIDALGKKTTQTYDTYGRPLVSTIPKEANVVLTTFPPDYDANDNVFKSKAINGAISTAVYDKADQIVSATAPQDTATSAKRESTYTYDKVGNLTSTTEPKGTATTANAKDYVTTNTYDEIYQLTDVTNAAGDKVSYLYDGVGNPVRVIDPKKNKTPADDYTTKTDYDFNHRVIATTDAAGKTSRQEYDKDSLPVAAIDAEGNKVIRDFDKRGKLEVIRTPHATDVTRETKFGYDQVGNRIKTFSPRGVATTDNADDFTSETVYDKLNRPWRQIQPYDPKDARYNKKVFTETTYDSVGRVAKVSMPPSSGETTRNDTTYTYYDTGWVKSAKDPWDILTEYDYDNLGQQTKRTLTSAGGSSQRTMTWEHFPDGKLKSLQDGGIPVGTSVVLVNNTDKQNVSATGAPEWKSTLGRDHVHAPGMGTDAFQWTLNIPKDGRYAAYVKYPKVAGASPSATYSLSHAKGSTNVKVDQRTNTDGWVKIGDYDFKEGTEAHLKLAESGAGTVAADSVKLVRDNSAEADVEKKRFDYAYDVNGNLTSVDDTSSGRRIDAYTVTYTGLNQVETVTEALAGQEKKKTAYAYDENGQPKTQTHPDQFSSYTYDLRELVKTVTVGKSSSDPAAKVSTYDYTDRGQKKQEIKGNKNVVGYTYYLDGALKTQTEKKPDGTLISDHAYAYDANGNKAEDVAQKRNADDATKLLSSTTKYTYEPADRLATATKTGNGAGVETYIHDDNANVISQTVKGKTTTFGYDRNRLLKTTVGGAVADHIYDPFGRQDSVKSGTQVIEKNTYDGFDHVIKHDKADATGALKSTTYAFDPLDRTTSKTEDGKKTEYNYLGMSGEVLTEEVATKLTASYQYSPWGERLSQVKHAADGTTTDESYYGYNSHTDVETLTGADGNAKATYGYTAYGSDDTSDFTGIDKPSATNPTKDAYNPYRFNSKRWDAASGTYDMGFRNYSPGLNRFTSRDMYNGALADMGLSTDPMTGNRYAFTGGNPTSRVELDGHDWCDVCSDALDAAGEWIDHNADALGEALVGTVETVGGVAGMFGGAALVVSSAGLCVAGAVPSIGTSCVAGAAGVAAGAGAVVAGAGLAVDGAMRLGNGIAKMENPSGGGSSSSQGGTPPKVTAGGAPADVALGYQKAGTANWANKKKFTHYMDPKYIDDWSIHVRKAIDDPDTVIHVQTEQFTGGFQGMATRGLAGGKVDATEQEMAWLSRAVIAGRKSWNKIQFYDRNGPVKVVEPKWQEGKWSTAWTLEFAD; encoded by the coding sequence GTGAGGACTCGGCACCGAAGATTCATCGCCGCCCTCGTCGTCTCGGCCGTGCTGGGGACTGCGCTTCCGCAGATCGCCTATGCGGCACCGGCTCCCGGGGGCGGTGACGACGGAGACGGCAAGAGCTTCGCGGACACCGTCTCGGGGTGGTTCGGCGGAGACGACGAGGACCCGGAAGACCAGAAGCCGCCGCCCGGCGGCAAGCTGGAGATCCCCAGCAGGGAACGGCTCCCGAAGGGCGAGAACGCTCCGAAGGCCAAGCGCGTCAAGGAGCTGACCGGCGAGCGCACGTCCAGCGCCCGTTTCTGGCAGCTCTCGGACGGCCGGGTGGAGGCGGAACTGTCGGCCTTCCCGACGTCTTACCGGCAGGGTTCGGCCTGGAAGCCGATCGACACGTCGGTCCGTGCGTCCGGGAAGGAGCTGTCCAACACCACGAACACGGCGGCGAGTTACTTCGGCCGGACGGCGAAGGAGCTGTTGCGGTACGAGGTCGGGGGCGGCCGGTCGGTCACCCTGGGCCTGGACGGCCCGTCGGGTGATCTGGCGCCTTCGGTCAAGGGTGACACGGTCACCTACAAGGACCCGAAGTCGGGTGCGGACCTGGTTTACCAGGTGGGCGCGGGCCAGGTGAAGGAGAACATCGTCCTGGCGCAGAAGCCGGGCACGCCGCTTTCCTTCAGCTTCCGTTTGAGTACGGATGGGCTGACGCCGAAGGCCCGTAAGGACGGGTCGATCGCGTTCTTCGGGGAGACCTCGAAGCACCCGGTGCTGGTGATCCCGGCTCCGTTCATGACGGATTCCAAGAAGTCGGAGACCTCCGCGTACGGGCAGGTCAGCACCGACAAGGTCACCCAGAAGCTGGCCCGGGACGGCCAGGGCTGGAAGCTGACCGTCACCCCGGACGCAAAGTGGCTGGCCGACCCGGCCCGCCAGTATCCGGTGACGGTCGACCCGACGCTCACGGTGGCTCCGCTTCCGGGCCAGTCGCAGGACACGATGGTCCTGTCCGACACCCCGGAGGAAAACTTCGGGACGTCCTGGAAGATGTCGGTCGGTAAGACCGGCGCGGGCGTGGCCCGCTCGCTGCTGAAGTTCCCGCTGGACCAGATCCCGGCCGGAACCAAGATCGACGCGGCGCGCCTGGGCCTGTACTTCGACCAGGTCCACGCCAGCAACGCCAACGATGTGCCGTTGGCCGCGCACCGGGCGACGGGTGCGTGGGACGAGTCGACGGCGACCTGGACGAACACGAACGCCCTGGTGGGCGAGGTGTCGGGCACCTCGGTGCAGGCGGGTCCTGACGTGCCTGCCAGCACGGCTGCGGTCGGCGAGTGGCCCAAGGCACAGGGCACCGGCGGAGACTTCGCGTACAACCAGAACGCGGCCAAGGGGGAGACGTACTCCTGGCAGCCGACCGTTCCCGAGTCCGGTAAGTACCGGGTCGAGGCCCGCTTCCCCGGGACCGACCTGGAGAACGCGGCGACCGAGGCTCCGTACACGGTCACCGGCAGCAAGGGGTCGACAAAGACCGTCGTCGACCAGAGCGAGGCGAAGGCCGGAAACTGGTCGCCGCTGGGTGATCCGGTGGACTTCGCGCGCGGCACCGCCGGGAAGATCGTGCTCGGCGACAGCGGTGACGAGGACGAGCGCACCCTCGCGGGCTCAGTCCGCCTGGTCGCCGACGCGCAGGTCGTGAAGACCAAGGGCCAGCACAGTACCTGGCACCGGTTCCCGGTGAAGGACACCGTGCAGAAGTGGGTGGACGGCACCGCCGCCAACCACGGCTTCGTCGTCAAGGCGGTCGACGAGTCGGCCACCGGCCCGCTCGGCGGCCCGCGCTATGAGTCGGCGGACGGCAACTACGACGGCGAAACGGCCAACTTCCCCCGCCTGACCGTCACCTTCGGTGCCATCGGCACGGAGCTGAGTGAGCCGACCGTGGTGCACGGCAGCGGCCCCGAGCTGTCCTGGGCCGCGTACACCAACACCACCGGCGACGTGGCGAACGACCTGGTCGAGTACCAGGTCCACCGCTCCGCGACCCCCGGTTTCACGGTCGGCCCGGACACCCTGGTCGCCCCGGTGGCCAAGGACGCCACGTTGTACACGGACGTCTCGGCCACCCCGACCCCTCCCGCTAGTGCGAACGAGATCGGGCGCACGCACTACTACCAGATCGCGGTGAAGACCAAGGGCGGCAAGCTCCTGGGCTCCCCGGTCCGCGACGTCGGCGTGCCGAAGGCGGGGCGGACCCTGCGCATCCTGCCCGCCGCAGCCGACACCACGCTGTCCTCGTCGAAGCCGGACGTAAACCTGGACAAGCTGCCCGCGGACGGTGCGCTGCCGAGTGCGGTGCAGCAGGCGTGGCTGAGCGTCGGCAACAACTCCACCACCCATGGAACGACCCGCAGCGCCTTCCAGTTCCCCACCACGTCGATCCCGGACACCGCGACCGTGTTGCAGTCGCAGGTGCAGCTGTGGGGCGCGGAAACCACCACCGGCACAAAGGGCGCCACCTACGACCTCGCGCCCCTGTCGAAGGACTTCGCGGAGACGGCCGCGACCTGGAACAAGGCGAACGCCACCACCCGCTGGACGAAGCCCGGCGGTGACTTCGGCCCCGTGGTCTCCGACTCGGTCGGTGGGATCACCAGCGAGGTCGGCCGCCACACCTGGGACGCCACCTCGCTGACCCAGAAGTGGGTCGAGAAGGCGACACCCAACACCGGCGTGGTCATCAAGCTGGCCAACGAGGCGGCGACGGCCCCGCAGGAACGCACCATGTTCCTGTCCGGCGAAGCAGCAGAGGAGCGCCTGCGTCCCCAACTGCGCGTCATCTACATCGATTCCACCCCGTGGAACACCTACTACGCCCCGCACACTCCGCAGCGGATGACCGAGGACAACACCTACCCGGTCGACGTCACCCTCACCAACACCAGCGACACCGCCTGGGCGGCCGGTGAACGCAAGCTCTCCTACCGCTGGGCCCTGCCCGACGGCTCCGAGCTGGCCGACAGCCCCGCCCTGAACCTGCGCACCGACATCCCCGCCCTGCTCCCCGGCGAGAAGGCGGTCGTCAAGGCGACGGTCAAGTCCCCCCTGGTGGAGGGCAACCGGCGCGAGGGCCACACCCTGATCTGGGACGTCTTCAACCCCACGACCAGCACCTGGCTCTCCAAGACCGACAGCATCGGCGGCCTGGAACAGCCCGTCGCCGTCGAGGACCCGACCGCCGACCGCCTGGGCATGGAGAAGTACCACTCCTACACCGGCAAGAACACCGGCGCCGGCTCCACCTTCATGTCCAACCTCGGTTCCGGCAACGGCGTGTGGTCCTACAACGCCTTCAACAACCCCGGCCGCGGCCTCAACACCTTCCTGCGCCTGTCCTACAACGCCCAGGACACTGCCGACACCCAGCTCGGCAACGGCTGGTCCGCCCAAGCCTCCGGCCCCATGCGGCTGGGCACGATGCTCGACTTCCACCCGGACAGCGCACCGGGCGAGGTCTACATCACCGACGGCGACGGCACCCAGCACATCTTCCGCAAACAGGGCGACGGCACCTGGCGCTCCTCGGCCGGCTACCACTACCTCCTCAAGCCGAAGGCCGGTGTGACCTGCACCGACGGCATGGACGAGGTGACAGACGCCTGGACGATGACCCGCCCGGACGGCACCCGCTTTCAGATCGACTGCGACGGCTACCTCCGCCAGGTCATCGACAAGAACAACAACGTCCAGACGTACGTCTACGAGGTGCGCGACTCCGGCAACCGCTGGATCAAGTTCCTCAAGGAGATCAAGGACCCGGCCGGGCGCAGCTCCCTGAAGCTGGACTACTACCTGCCCGGGGATGCGACCTACGAGTACATCGAGGCGAACGGCGAGATCGCCAAGGCATCGGTGCTGTGGGACCCGAAGATCTACGACCACGTGAAGTCGATGACCGACATCTCCGGCCGGAAGATCACCTTCCACTACACCCGGCAGGGCACACTGGGCCGTCTCACCGACGGTGACGGCACCACACACCCGAAGATCTTCAAGTTCGGCTACGACACAGCCCAGGGTGCCAAGAACGTCAAGCTGACCACGGTCACCGACCCCCGGAACAATGCCACCACGGTGGCCTACGACCGCGACCCCGGGTACCGCTGGTCCACCACGAAGCTCACCGACCGCCTCGGCGGCGCGACTACCTTCGCCTACACCCCCACCGGCAGCGGCCGCACCACCAAGGTCACCGACGCCCAGAACCACACCTCCACCTACGTCACCGACGGCCAGGACCGCGCCACCACGGTGACGAACGCTAAGTCCCAGACCACCAAAATGACCTGGGACGACGACCACAACGTCACCCTCATCGAGGAGAACAACGGCGCCAAAACCGCCTACTGCTACGACCCCAAGACCGGCTTCCCCATCTGGCAACGCAGCGCCGAGGACAACAAAGCAGGCATCCCCACCGCAGCGGAATGCGCGGGCCCGGACGTCTTCCCGGCCCACTCGGTCCGCTACCAGTACAAGACCCAGGTCGACGGCTACGCGGCCGACCTGGTGAAGAAGACGTCAGCCGAGGGCCGTGCCTGGCAGTTCGGCTACGACGGGTTCGGCAACCTCAACAAGGTCACCGACCCGAAGGGCGTGGAGACGGCCGGGGTCGAAGACGACTTCACCACGAAGTACGAGTACGACGGTTTTGGCCAGCTCACCAGGGCGACGGACGCCAACGGCAACGCGACCCTGACGTCGGACTTCACCCCCACCGGCTACCCGCGCAAGACCACGAACGCTGAGAACCACGTCACCACCACCGAGTACGACGTGCGTGGCCAGGTCACGTCGGTCATCGACGCGCTGGGCAAGAAGACCACGCAGACGTACGACACCTACGGGCGTCCCCTGGTCTCGACGATCCCGAAGGAAGCGAATGTCGTCCTGACGACGTTCCCGCCGGACTACGACGCCAACGACAACGTCTTCAAGTCCAAGGCGATCAACGGTGCGATCTCGACGGCGGTGTACGACAAGGCCGACCAGATCGTCTCGGCCACGGCCCCGCAGGACACGGCCACTTCCGCCAAGCGCGAGTCGACGTACACCTACGACAAGGTCGGCAACCTCACGTCAACGACCGAGCCCAAGGGCACGGCGACGACAGCGAACGCCAAGGACTACGTCACCACCAACACCTACGACGAGATCTACCAGCTCACCGACGTCACCAACGCGGCCGGTGACAAGGTCAGTTACCTCTACGACGGCGTCGGCAACCCGGTCAGGGTCATCGACCCGAAGAAGAACAAGACCCCTGCCGACGACTACACGACCAAGACCGACTACGACTTCAACCACCGGGTCATCGCGACTACGGACGCCGCGGGCAAGACCAGCCGCCAGGAGTACGACAAGGACTCGCTGCCGGTCGCCGCGATCGACGCCGAGGGCAACAAGGTCATCCGCGACTTCGACAAGCGCGGCAAGCTCGAAGTCATCCGCACCCCGCACGCCACGGACGTCACGCGGGAGACCAAGTTCGGCTACGACCAGGTCGGCAACCGCATCAAAACCTTCTCGCCGCGCGGCGTCGCCACCACGGACAACGCGGACGACTTCACCTCGGAAACCGTCTACGACAAGCTCAACCGACCGTGGCGGCAAATCCAGCCCTACGACCCCAAGGACGCCCGCTACAACAAGAAGGTCTTCACCGAGACCACCTACGACTCGGTCGGCCGCGTCGCGAAGGTCTCCATGCCGCCCAGCTCCGGCGAGACCACCCGCAACGACACCACCTACACCTACTACGACACCGGCTGGGTGAAGTCGGCCAAGGACCCGTGGGACATCCTCACGGAGTACGACTACGACAACCTCGGCCAGCAGACGAAGCGCACCCTCACCTCGGCGGGCGGCTCCTCGCAGCGCACGATGACCTGGGAGCACTTCCCGGACGGCAAGCTCAAGTCCCTCCAGGACGGCGGCATCCCGGTCGGCACGTCGGTCGTCCTCGTCAACAACACCGACAAGCAGAACGTCTCCGCCACCGGCGCACCGGAGTGGAAGAGCACCCTGGGCCGCGACCACGTCCACGCCCCGGGCATGGGCACGGACGCCTTCCAGTGGACGCTGAACATTCCCAAGGACGGCCGGTACGCGGCGTACGTCAAGTACCCGAAGGTGGCCGGGGCCTCCCCGTCCGCGACGTACTCCCTCTCCCACGCCAAGGGCTCCACGAACGTCAAGGTCGACCAGCGGACGAACACCGACGGCTGGGTCAAGATCGGCGACTACGACTTCAAGGAAGGCACCGAAGCCCACCTCAAGCTCGCCGAATCCGGTGCGGGCACGGTCGCCGCGGACAGCGTCAAGCTGGTCCGCGACAACTCCGCCGAGGCGGACGTCGAGAAGAAGCGGTTCGACTACGCCTACGACGTCAACGGCAACCTGACCTCGGTCGACGACACCTCCTCCGGCCGCCGCATCGACGCCTACACGGTCACCTACACCGGCCTCAACCAGGTCGAAACGGTCACCGAGGCCCTCGCGGGCCAGGAGAAGAAGAAGACCGCCTACGCCTACGACGAGAACGGCCAGCCCAAGACCCAGACCCACCCCGACCAGTTCTCCTCCTACACCTACGACCTGCGCGAGCTGGTCAAGACGGTGACGGTCGGCAAGTCGTCCTCGGACCCGGCGGCGAAGGTCTCCACCTATGACTACACCGACCGGGGCCAGAAGAAGCAGGAGATCAAGGGCAACAAGAACGTCGTCGGCTACACCTACTACCTCGACGGCGCCCTCAAGACCCAGACGGAGAAGAAGCCCGACGGGACCCTGATCTCCGACCACGCCTACGCCTACGACGCCAACGGCAACAAGGCGGAGGACGTCGCCCAGAAGCGCAACGCCGACGACGCGACGAAGCTCCTGTCCTCCACCACCAAGTACACCTACGAACCCGCCGACCGCCTCGCCACGGCGACCAAGACCGGCAACGGCGCGGGCGTCGAGACGTACATCCACGACGACAACGCCAACGTCATCTCCCAGACCGTCAAGGGCAAGACGACCACCTTCGGCTACGACCGCAACCGTCTCCTGAAGACCACGGTCGGGGGTGCGGTCGCCGACCACATCTACGACCCCTTCGGCCGCCAGGACTCCGTCAAGTCCGGCACCCAGGTCATCGAGAAGAACACCTACGACGGCTTCGACCACGTCATCAAGCACGACAAGGCCGACGCCACCGGTGCCCTGAAGTCCACCACGTACGCCTTCGACCCCCTCGACCGCACCACCTCCAAAACCGAGGACGGGAAGAAGACCGAGTACAACTACCTGGGCATGTCCGGCGAAGTCCTCACCGAGGAAGTCGCCACCAAGCTCACCGCGTCCTACCAGTACAGCCCGTGGGGCGAACGCCTCTCCCAGGTCAAGCACGCGGCCGACGGCACGACGACGGACGAGTCGTACTACGGCTACAACAGCCACACCGACGTCGAAACCCTGACCGGCGCAGACGGAAACGCGAAGGCGACGTACGGCTACACCGCCTACGGCTCCGACGACACGTCCGACTTCACCGGCATCGACAAGCCCTCGGCCACCAACCCGACCAAGGACGCGTACAACCCCTACCGCTTCAACTCCAAGCGATGGGACGCAGCCTCGGGAACGTACGACATGGGCTTCCGCAACTACAGCCCCGGACTCAACCGCTTCACCAGCCGGGACATGTACAACGGGGCCCTCGCCGACATGGGGCTGAGCACCGACCCCATGACCGGCAACCGGTATGCCTTCACCGGTGGCAACCCCACCAGTCGCGTCGAACTCGACGGACATGATTGGTGCGACGTGTGCTCCGATGCCCTGGACGCTGCCGGAGAGTGGATCGACCACAACGCCGACGCCCTTGGGGAGGCGCTGGTGGGCACCGTCGAGACTGTCGGCGGAGTCGCTGGCATGTTCGGCGGAGCCGCGTTGGTAGTCAGCTCGGCTGGACTATGCGTCGCAGGCGCGGTCCCGTCCATCGGCACGTCATGCGTAGCTGGCGCAGCTGGTGTCGCAGCCGGGGCCGGAGCTGTTGTCGCTGGAGCCGGGTTGGCGGTTGACGGCGCCATGCGCCTAGGCAATGGCATCGCCAAAATGGAGAATCCCAGCGGCGGAGGTTCTTCATCCAGTCAGGGCGGGACTCCGCCCAAGGTGACTGCCGGTGGCGCACCCGCTGATGTCGCACTCGGCTACCAAAAGGCGGGGACAGCGAACTGGGCCAACAAGAAGAAATTTACGCACTACATGGACCCCAAGTATATTGACGATTGGAGTATTCATGTAAGGAAGGCCATCGATGACCCTGACACGGTTATCCATGTGCAGACGGAACAATTCACTGGTGGCTTCCAGGGGATGGCTACACGAGGTCTTGCAGGCGGTAAGGTTGACGCCACCGAGCAGGAGATGGCCTGGCTGTCCAGAGCTGTAATAGCTGGGCGGAAATCCTGGAATAAGATCCAGTTCTATGACCGGAATGGGCCCGTAAAGGTCGTAGAGCCGAAGTGGCAAGAGGGTAAGTGGTCAACCGCTTGGACCCTCGAATTTGCCGACTAG
- a CDS encoding cytochrome P450 codes for MPNPTPPTPELLLSDPEVLRDPFTTYGRAREQSRVVHLAAPGFGGMWAVTRHADARAFLSDPRFEIRADSFLRPDVPDDCVPYMRTMAEMNGPEHVRLRRLVTPAFSARRAAAFRPRIEATVDRLLDELTAHTSPADGSVDLLAHFALHLPMEVICEWVGIPHEDRAPWRTYGATVAAGAGGNFAAAIPGIVRGAKEAVARRRAELAHATQPPPTDVPADLLTDLIRAQDEDGDRLTDVEMVTLIWHVVLAGQSPTPLVTNAIDALLSHPDQLAALRADPSLTPGAVDELTRWAGPTLLSIPRYATEDTDLHGVRITKGEAVTALVASANRDPRAFPTPGHLDVRRTTPTTPHLGFGHGPHFCLGASVARIQTEAALTGLLRRFPELARAGEARRAMDPGTWRLQSLPVRL; via the coding sequence ATGCCCAACCCGACTCCCCCCACCCCCGAACTCCTGCTCTCCGACCCCGAAGTCCTCCGCGACCCCTTCACCACCTACGGCCGCGCCCGCGAACAGTCCCGCGTGGTCCACCTCGCAGCCCCCGGCTTCGGCGGAATGTGGGCCGTCACCCGCCACGCGGACGCCCGGGCCTTCCTCAGCGACCCCCGCTTCGAAATCCGCGCCGACAGCTTCCTGCGCCCCGACGTCCCGGACGACTGCGTCCCCTACATGCGCACCATGGCGGAAATGAACGGCCCCGAACACGTCCGCCTCCGCAGGCTGGTCACCCCCGCCTTCAGCGCACGTCGCGCCGCCGCCTTCCGCCCGCGCATCGAGGCAACGGTCGACCGCCTCCTCGACGAACTCACCGCCCACACCTCACCCGCCGACGGCTCCGTCGACCTCCTCGCCCACTTCGCCCTGCACCTCCCCATGGAGGTGATCTGCGAATGGGTCGGCATCCCGCACGAGGACCGCGCGCCATGGCGGACGTACGGAGCGACGGTCGCGGCCGGAGCAGGCGGCAACTTCGCGGCGGCGATCCCCGGGATCGTACGAGGAGCAAAGGAAGCGGTAGCCCGAAGGCGCGCCGAACTCGCCCACGCCACCCAACCCCCGCCCACCGACGTGCCCGCCGACCTCCTCACCGACCTGATCCGCGCCCAGGACGAGGACGGCGACCGCCTCACCGACGTCGAAATGGTGACCCTGATCTGGCACGTCGTCCTCGCGGGCCAGTCACCCACCCCCCTCGTGACCAACGCGATCGACGCCCTCCTCTCCCACCCCGACCAGCTCGCCGCACTCCGCGCGGACCCCTCCCTCACACCGGGAGCCGTGGACGAACTGACTCGCTGGGCAGGCCCGACCCTCCTGTCCATCCCGCGCTACGCGACGGAGGACACCGACCTGCACGGCGTACGCATAACAAAGGGCGAGGCCGTCACCGCACTCGTCGCCTCCGCCAACCGCGACCCCCGAGCCTTCCCGACCCCCGGCCACCTCGACGTACGCCGCACCACCCCCACCACCCCCCACTTGGGCTTCGGCCACGGCCCGCACTTCTGCCTGGGGGCATCGGTGGCCCGCATCCAGACGGAGGCAGCCCTGACCGGACTGCTGCGCCGCTTCCCGGAGTTGGCACGGGCGGGGGAGGCCCGACGGGCCATGGACCCGGGCACGTGGCGCTTGCAGTCCCTCCCCGTACGTCTCTGA
- a CDS encoding TetR/AcrR family transcriptional regulator gives MGRLTRAEVQEMNRRKVLEAAREEFGERGFRDAKIDRIAERAGLTRGAVYSNFPGKRALYFAVLADLAVRGAVGPPADSVGTVREALGVLARNRVARFPLSGEESAENPARDLPSVVLADAQTREPYAQLLKLDAIVLGLALEGLAAGRRGGGGRLVPVAETVLTLLHGADQLAAAAPGFGDPFQVVAACEQLGGLASEGAAGEWAPPHLPYVARARPVDEAWAPPEGVTDALRGEAVGLGEDGVVAVLGLHRLEAVEETVRAAPAGQVVTVVLVTGEPGELGPLARLTVAELGVSMRQAFPRGVWPGVRVVHDEAGVLAGVVGVSGVSDATECAVRVEGGRVVARGEGRGAGYAVGVGGG, from the coding sequence ATGGGCCGGTTGACCAGGGCCGAAGTCCAGGAGATGAACCGGCGGAAGGTTCTTGAGGCGGCCCGGGAGGAATTCGGCGAGCGCGGGTTCCGGGATGCCAAGATCGACCGGATCGCGGAGCGGGCGGGGCTCACGCGGGGGGCCGTCTACTCGAACTTCCCGGGGAAGCGGGCTCTGTATTTCGCTGTGCTGGCGGACCTCGCGGTGCGGGGGGCGGTGGGTCCTCCGGCGGACTCAGTGGGCACGGTTCGGGAGGCTCTTGGGGTGTTGGCCAGGAACCGGGTCGCCCGTTTTCCGCTGTCGGGTGAGGAGAGTGCGGAGAATCCGGCGCGGGATCTGCCGTCGGTGGTGCTGGCTGATGCGCAGACGCGGGAGCCGTATGCGCAGTTGCTGAAGTTGGACGCGATCGTGTTGGGGCTGGCGTTGGAGGGGCTGGCCGCCGGGAGGCGAGGGGGTGGGGGGAGGTTGGTGCCGGTGGCGGAGACGGTGCTGACGTTGTTGCACGGGGCGGATCAGTTGGCGGCGGCTGCGCCGGGGTTCGGGGATCCGTTTCAGGTGGTGGCTGCTTGTGAGCAGTTGGGGGGGCTTGCCTCGGAGGGTGCGGCTGGGGAGTGGGCGCCGCCGCATTTGCCGTACGTGGCGCGGGCGCGGCCTGTCGATGAGGCGTGGGCGCCGCCGGAGGGCGTGACGGATGCGCTGCGGGGGGAAGCGGTGGGGCTCGGGGAGGACGGAGTGGTGGCCGTGCTCGGGCTGCACCGGCTGGAGGCGGTGGAGGAGACGGTGCGGGCGGCTCCGGCCGGGCAGGTGGTCACGGTGGTGCTGGTGACCGGGGAGCCCGGGGAGTTGGGGCCGTTGGCGCGGTTGACGGTGGCGGAGTTGGGGGTGTCGATGCGGCAGGCGTTTCCGAGGGGGGTGTGGCCGGGGGTGCGGGTGGTGCATGACGAGGCGGGAGTGCTGGCGGGGGTGGTGGGGGTGTCGGGGGTGAGTGATGCGACGGAGTGCGCGGTGAGGGTGGAGGGGGGAAGGGTTGTGGCTCGGGGGGAGGGGCGGGGGGCTGGGTATGCGGTGGGGGTGGGTGGGGGGTGA